In Wolinella succinogenes DSM 1740, a single genomic region encodes these proteins:
- the pyrE gene encoding orotate phosphoribosyltransferase — translation MSRLNIEQVYKEAQALLEGHFLLSSGNHSNFYLQSAKVLENPKVAESLAKALAEEIRAFGLTIDTVCSPALGGVLAGYELARALGVRFIFTERVEGKMTLRRGFEVASGEKILICEDIITTGGSAVESAMEVERLGAQVVGYAALANRGFCQRVGSSLERKPNAKLPPHLPFFALDDFVFDLYSPQDCPLCKTGSKPIKPGSRGN, via the coding sequence TATAAAGAGGCTCAGGCGTTACTTGAAGGGCATTTTCTTTTAAGTAGCGGGAATCACTCCAACTTCTACCTCCAGTCGGCTAAAGTTTTGGAGAATCCTAAGGTAGCTGAGAGTCTGGCCAAGGCCTTGGCGGAAGAGATTCGCGCTTTTGGACTTACGATTGATACTGTCTGCTCGCCTGCTCTTGGAGGTGTTTTGGCAGGATATGAGTTGGCTAGAGCGCTTGGCGTTCGCTTTATCTTCACGGAGAGAGTGGAGGGGAAGATGACGCTTCGAAGAGGTTTTGAGGTCGCTTCGGGCGAAAAGATTTTGATTTGCGAAGATATCATCACCACGGGCGGTTCAGCGGTTGAATCGGCTATGGAGGTGGAGAGGCTCGGAGCTCAGGTGGTTGGCTATGCTGCCTTGGCTAATCGAGGCTTTTGCCAGCGTGTTGGCTCCTCTTTGGAGCGCAAGCCAAATGCTAAACTCCCCCCTCATCTTCCCTTTTTTGCTCTTGATGATTTTGTTTTTGATCTCTACTCCCCGCAAGATTGCCCCCTTTGCAAAACAGGAAGCAAGCCCATTAAGCCTGGTAGTCGGGGAAACTAA
- a CDS encoding RDD family protein has translation MQKGRWRDIKQGRIAPPSMPSSSPCGAPASYFTRFKAQVVDTFMLYTPILYLVTYVILGRAEEFRSNEWGPFLSVALYGILSSILLALHGQTPGCKAYKIRVVDREGKKIGFLRALGRFFLFLLSALLLFGIALPFIRQKGSTLHDWILDTSVINDDAPSSVD, from the coding sequence ATGCAAAAGGGTCGCTGGAGGGATATCAAGCAGGGGAGAATCGCCCCGCCTTCAATGCCCTCTAGCTCTCCTTGTGGCGCTCCTGCTTCTTACTTCACTCGCTTTAAAGCTCAAGTGGTTGACACCTTCATGCTCTACACCCCGATTCTCTATCTGGTCACCTATGTGATTTTAGGAAGAGCGGAGGAGTTTCGCTCCAATGAATGGGGTCCTTTTCTTTCCGTGGCACTCTATGGAATCCTGAGCTCGATTCTGCTGGCTTTGCATGGGCAAACCCCTGGATGCAAGGCTTACAAAATAAGAGTGGTGGATAGGGAGGGGAAAAAGATAGGATTCTTGAGAGCGCTTGGGCGTTTTTTCCTTTTTCTCCTCTCCGCGCTCCTTCTTTTTGGAATCGCCCTTCCTTTCATTCGCCAAAAGGGAAGCACTCTTCATGATTGGATTCTTGACACCTCTGTGATTAATGACGATGCCCCTTCCTCCGTGGATTAG